A window of Vidua chalybeata isolate OUT-0048 chromosome 27, bVidCha1 merged haplotype, whole genome shotgun sequence contains these coding sequences:
- the MED26 gene encoding mediator of RNA polymerase II transcription subunit 26, translating to MTAAPAPSPQQIRDRLLQAIDPQSNIHNMVAVLEVISSLEKYPITKEALEETRLGRLINEVRKKTSNEELAKRAKKLLRNWQKLIEPVTQNEPVPRGLPNPPGSANGGAHNCKPDSQLPAVPGAKPISELKSRNDIQKLNSPKTEKLGNRKRKGDHRDGHQGPPPPKVSKASHEVLQNSSPPPTNGIGGSPENFPSPVDINLHAGPESSRTDLSENDKHNKIPVNAVKPHTSSPGLVKPSSTSSLLKTTVLQQHDKSEEATGPHQPKSPRCSSFSPRNVRHDTFARQHTTYSPKDSMPSPSQRSQLADAAPVPSPPPSLMQPSTPPMPAKRLEFPPQAAPEAAQHWQEQQGAPEGQHRHTAGTLQQHTAPGCKAHPGESHTGFPQDTSRMDSDDAASGSDSKKKKRYRPRDYTVNLDGHVIEGGVKPVRLKERKLTFDPMTGQIKPLTPKDPLQVEIPALTEQHRTETEKQEQKPNLQSPFEQTNWKELSRNEIIQSYLNRQSSLLSSSGVQTPGAHYFMSEYLKQEESTRKEARKTHVLAPNSKPTDLPGVTREVTGDDLDRIRDHNWPGVNGCYDTQGNWYDWTQCISLDPHGDDGRLNILPYVCLD from the exons ATCCATAACatggtggcagtgctggaagtgatctccagcctggagaaatATCCCATTACCAAAGAGGCACTTGAG GAAACCAGACTCGGGAGGCTTATCAATGAGGTGAGGAAGAAGACATCCAATGAGGAACTTGCCAAACGTGCCAAGAAATTGCTGAGGAATTGGCAGAAGTTGATAGAACCCGTAACCCAGAATGAGCCAGTGCCAAGGGGGCTGCCCAACCCGCCAGGATCAGCAAATGGAGGTGCTCACAACTGCAAACCAGACTCACAACTTCCTGCTGTGCCCGGCGCCAAGCCCATCAGCGaactgaaaagcaggaatgatATCCAGAAACTAAATTCTCCAAAAACAGAGAAACTGGGaaataggaaaaggaaaggtGATCACAGGGACGGGCATCAGGGCCCTCCTCCCCCAAAGGTCTCCAAAGCTAGTCATGAAGTATTACAAAACTCTTCACCCCCTCCAACCAATGGAATTGGAGGTAGTCCTGAAAATTTTCCTAGTCCTGTAGACATAAACCTACACGCAGGGCCtgaaagcagcaggacagaTCTCAGTGAAAACGATAAACACAATAAGATCCCAGTAAATGCTGTAAAACCTCACACCAGTTCTCCAGGACTTGTAAAACCTTCAAGCACTTCCTCGTTACTAAAGACTACAGTGCTTCAGCAGCATGATAAATCAGAAGAAGCCACGGGCCCCCACCAGCCCAAGAGCCCACGCTGCTCCTCCTTTAGCCCCAGGAATGTTAGGCATGATACTTTTGCTCGGCAGCACACCACGTACTCACCAAAGGATTCGATGCCCAGTCCATCTCAAAGGTCTCAGCTGGCGGACGCCGCACCGGTGCCATCGCCGCCGCCATCCCTGATGCAACCATCCACACCTCCCATGCCAGCCAAGAGACTGGAGTTCCCTCCTCAGGCGGCCCCCGAGGCGGCGCAgcactggcaggagcagcagggagcccCCGAGGGCCAGCACAggcacacagcagggacacttcAGCAGCACACGGCTCCCGGCTGCAAAGCCCACCCCGGGGAATCACACACGGGCTTCCCACAGGACACTTCCAGAATGGACAGTGACGATGCTGCTTCAGGGTCTGAtagcaaaaagaagaaaaggtacCGACCCAGAGACTATACAGTCAACTTGGATGGGCACGTGATAGAAGGGGGTGTGAAACCTGTGAGgttaaaagagagaaaactcaCTTTTGATCCCATGACAGGACAGATAAAACCTTTAACACCGAAAGATCCTTTGCAGGTAGAAATCCCTGCACTTACTGAACAGCACAGGACAGAAACggaaaagcaggagcaaaaACCCAACCTGCAAAGCCCCTTTGAACAAACGAACTGGAAAGAGTTGTCCAGAAATGAAATCATTCAGTCATATTTAAACAGACAGAGTAGCTTGCTGTCTTCATCAGGAGTACAGACTCCAGGAGCTCACTACTTCATGTCTGAGTATTTAAAGCAGGAGGAAAGCACTAGAAAAGAGGCTAGAAAGACTCACGTTCTAGCTCCTAACAGCAAACCTACAGACTTGCCTGGGGTCACCAGAGAGGTCACGGGCGATGACCTCGACAGAATACGTGACCACAACTGGCCAGGCGTGAACGGTTGTTATGACACACAGGGTAACTGGTATGATTGGACACAGTGCATATCCTTAGATCCACACGGGGATGATGGGAGATTGAACATCCTGCCTTACGTCTGCCTAGACTGA